Within Triticum dicoccoides isolate Atlit2015 ecotype Zavitan chromosome 1B, WEW_v2.0, whole genome shotgun sequence, the genomic segment GGGTCAGTTGAGATCTAAATCTCTGCACGAGTGACCTGTTTCCATCTTCTATTTTGTCTTTACGCTCTGCCAGTATTCAAGAACAATGACCATTGAAGTGAAACCGGTCCATCACAAAGTAGGGGTGATCAAGTTGAGATGCCGAACCTATTTTGGAGAATAGACCAGAAACATCTGCTGCTGCATTTTCTAATTCTGCGCGGAGATTATAGGCACAATCTACCAGTgatttttctgtagcaaaaataccaGCAAGTTTCATTGAATGTCAGCAAACATAGTAAGTATACACTCAATTGGCTAACTGAAATCAAGTATGGATGAGCTTGTGATTCTATGTCAAGACAATTGACAACAATTGATGATTCATTTACCAGTAATTATAAGAAGTAAATGAGCAAACCATGCTAAGCAAAGAGACTTGCAGTAATGAGTTAATTCTTGTTTTTGCAGGTAATAATTAGTTAGTTCAACAAACCTGAGTTTTGAAGATTAAATATTACAAATTCCTTTTCTTTGATAGTAGACTTTGCTTCACTGTATTTTTCTTCTAAATCATGCAGAGCATGTCTGGTGTCCTCCAGATCTTTCTGCAGATAAAAGACAGATGGAATGACAATTATATAATGTATTTGCCGAAAGATTGCAAAACCATGAGCTGGACACTATAAATATACCTGAGTTTTCTCAAGTTTTTCGCCCAACTCTGCACTCAAAAGCATTTGAGCATCATAAAGCTCTTTTAGTTCCACCAATTGCTGCCCATAGATTGTGTAGAGAATTTAAAATCAAATCATCATTCAAATAAATGGTTTGCTGTGACATGCTTATATACAACTAACCTTATCCCTAGCCTCTAGATCAACTCccagtttttctattttttctgtcaTGGCCTGAGTAAAAAAGTTAGGTTTGAAAAGTTGAGATGATGAATAAAGATTTATTCAGTTTATCCGAACAAATATAACAAGGGTTTAATTGGAAAATTAAGATAAACCTTTTTCTCAGCTTCCTCTTGGAGGTAGCGCTCTCTTGGAATGTATATACCATTCTTCTCTCTTGCCGCAAACACTTCTGAAAAACAGATAGGAGACTAGGTGAGTAGAAAATGCATGACATTTAACATTTCAGTATAGCAAAAAAGTGCACGCAGACAAACCTTGTTTAAGGCGGTCAATTTCAGAGTAAAGGTCCTTGATGACAGCAGATTTCATCATCTTTTGGTTCACCTGGACTCAATGGTAATAAGAGTAAGTTAGGCGATACAAAACACATCGTCAACGTTTCTACTATCTGAAATAATGAAACATCAATATTCACGGATTATCCAAACGGAAAAAACAAGATAGTAACCTCGGGTTTgttcctgatattttttgcacgatGTGCATAATCGAGTGTGCTCAACGTCTCTTCCAAGCAATATACCGAAGGTGATATTGTAGCAATAATGcaagtctttgttttccctcccaatGAATCTCGCAATAATCTTGTCAGCTTGCTATCTCTGAAACAAATAGGTAGAGCAATGTTAAGCCCTCTTTAGCAATGCTTTGCTACAACAGGTGCAGTCAGGAGAATGCCCTTAGAGCTACCTATATGGGACATGTCCAGAGTGCTCAACTAGAGCATTAATAACACGGCCAAGTGTGAGCAAACTCTTGTTGATCTCCCCAGCCTCTCTCGCTCTGCCCTGCAATCCAATTGAATATCAAATGTACTTCATGGCATTTGAAAAATCAGGTAcatgggaagaagaagaaaaaaatactgAATAGGACATTTGAAGTTCACTCACATCTCTAGCACCTGAGCGTGATATATTTTCTGAACCAGCTAGATCGACGAGATTGAGCTTCCCAATTTTGATCATCTCCTCGCTCTCATGAGTCAATTCCTTGATGTGAATTGTGATTGAGAATATGGAGTGTGACCTGCTGCTTTGCTTGTTCAGCAATGTCTCTGCGGTGCGCCTCTTTGCAGAGCCCTTGTCAAGAATCTTGTAGATTTCGCCAGCAGAGTACACAACCTCTTCTTCAAGCCCTCTAACAAAAACACCACCCTTGCCATCTTCCATAAGGGCAATGGGCTTTTTATTCTTGTCCTCGGGGACAGGTAACACGGGGAACCTTGGCTCATCAGGAGCCAACAAATCAGTGATCTCTTCATTGTAAAGCTCAAGAAAGGTGACTTTCATGCTGTACTCCGCGCACTGGGCCTCAAGGATGTCGAAAATTTGTCTGACGGACCTCGGGATAACTCCAGCGTCAGTTGGGAGTTCACCACTCTGGTTGTTACAGGAGCCAGCCAATGGTAAGGAACATGCACACCAAAGGTACATTTTTAATTGACTTCAAGTACAAAATGTTAACAATTTTACCTTGGCCTTTCTGGTTCCACCTCCTTCCATTGTATAGGTTTTCCCGGTACCGGTTTGCCCATAGGCAAAAATTGTGCAATTATAGCCCTCAAGGACCTCATGCACTATTGGTGAGATGGATTGTTCAAACAAGTCCTTCTGCTTTGATGACGGGCCAAAGACCTACTCGGAACCAATCATTAGACTAAATATGAGTCAAAACTTGCAGTTGCATAAATGAAGTCAACAACAACAATCATCAACAAATGCAAAGTGCAACACAGGTGACAGGACAGAGGTTGTCACCATTGAGTGAGGTAATAGCCTAGCAGAAGTGACCGTGGAAGATGATGTAATACCTTGTCGAAGGCGAAAGTCCGGTCAATCTGCTTATTGGCGATGACCTGAGTGGCGGCGACCTCCCGGCGGCGCTCATTGCACGATATCACCACCGGAGTATTCCCCTTTGTCTCGTCTTCACTCAGGGGCCTGAATGCACCAAATCGCAGACAGTGAGTGAGCACAAAAAACAGCATGACACTGAACTTCTGAACTTAGAACTGCTGAGCTCTCCTCACTCACCTGCATCTGAGGATGACCTGCACATTGACTCCCTTCTCCTTGTCGCCTTTCGGGGTGGCGTTGCCGCCGGCGCTCGCGCCGCCGTTGGCGTCCCCCGACCTCGTCAAGTCCTT encodes:
- the LOC119319608 gene encoding kinesin-like protein KIN-5A, whose protein sequence is MEKRGGTPSPSPRSTEKSGKDLTRSGDANGGASAGGNATPKGDKEKGVNVQVILRCRPLSEDETKGNTPVVISCNERRREVAATQVIANKQIDRTFAFDKVFGPSSKQKDLFEQSISPIVHEVLEGYNCTIFAYGQTGTGKTYTMEGGGTRKAKSGELPTDAGVIPRSVRQIFDILEAQCAEYSMKVTFLELYNEEITDLLAPDEPRFPVLPVPEDKNKKPIALMEDGKGGVFVRGLEEEVVYSAGEIYKILDKGSAKRRTAETLLNKQSSRSHSIFSITIHIKELTHESEEMIKIGKLNLVDLAGSENISRSGARDGRAREAGEINKSLLTLGRVINALVEHSGHVPYRDSKLTRLLRDSLGGKTKTCIIATISPSVYCLEETLSTLDYAHRAKNIRNKPEVNQKMMKSAVIKDLYSEIDRLKQEVFAAREKNGIYIPRERYLQEEAEKKAMTEKIEKLGVDLEARDKQLVELKELYDAQMLLSAELGEKLEKTQKDLEDTRHALHDLEEKYSEAKSTIKEKEFVIFNLQNSEKSLVDCAYNLRAELENAAADVSGLFSKIERKDKIEDGNRSLVQRFRSQLTQELDALHKTVSTSVMQQEDHLKEMEDDMQSFVSSKDEAAQGLKESIQNLKALHGSGITALDNLAGEIDMNSQTTFEKLNSQVQSHTSDLEKCFGVIALGADNLLNELQCSLSKQEERLAHFANKQREGHLRAVEASRSISNITVGFFHSLDVHASKLTSILEETQGVQDQQLIDLEKKFEECAANEEKQLIEKVAEMLAISNARKKKLVQTAVGGLRESAVNRTGQLQKEISTAQDFTSSVREKWGFYMEETENNYIEDTTAVDSGRSCLAEVLVECKTKTGMGAQQWKNAEDSLFSLGKGNVESVDSIVRTGREANQLLRSKLSAAVSTTLEDIDVANKALLSSIDSSLKVDHEACANIVSVLTPCHGEMTELKGAHYHKVVEITGNAGKCLEEEYLVDEPSCSTPRRREIDLPSAESIEELRTPDYDELLRSFRESRAGWKQANGDTTHFPGAQEESTARRRSGM